One genomic region from Panthera tigris isolate Pti1 chromosome D1, P.tigris_Pti1_mat1.1, whole genome shotgun sequence encodes:
- the LOC102964044 gene encoding atherin-like, translating to MRVSPSSLGEGPRDSQPKNSTAENPNPFLASPNQGPAAGAQNPTHGLPAGSETPRPPPRQPGAQAQIRPPPPSSFAQPSPASGAAPTEFPRKKRTASPAQS from the exons atgaggGTATCGCCTTCATCCCTTGGGGAAGGGCCTCGGGACTCCCAACCCAAAAACAGCACCGCCGAAAATCCAAatcccttccttgcctctccgAATCAGGGGCCAGCTGCCGGAGCCCAGAACCCCACCCACGGTCTCCCAGCAGGGTCTGAGACACCCAGACCACCGCCACGGCAGCCCGGCGCTCAAGCCCAGATTCGCCCTCCGCCCCCTTCCTCTTtcgcccagcccagcccagcctccggCGCCGCCCCCACCGAGTTCCCCAG AAAAAAACGGACAGCGTCTCCTGCCCAGAGTTAG